The following proteins come from a genomic window of Astatotilapia calliptera chromosome 11, fAstCal1.2, whole genome shotgun sequence:
- the ino80c gene encoding INO80 complex subunit C, which yields MATQIPITVKTPPPAASTAAFRGKKRPGSPAVSATQQITGNSSKKKKGQPVVTTATTQAQMTTVETVAEVKAVGSADSGPTSTITESTVKPPPFKDHTFMHSGIGGAAAGKKNRTWKNLKQILALERTLPWKLNDPNYYNIDAPPSLKPAKKYSDISGLPANYTDPQTKLRFTSSEEFSYIRLLPTDVVTGYLALRKATCIVP from the exons ATGGCAACTCAGATCCCTATAACCGTCAAGACTCCCCCGCCAGCCGCCAGCACCGCCGCTTTCCGTGGGAAGAAACGTCCCGGCAGTCCCGCTGTTTCAGCCACTCAGCAGATCACCGGGAACAGcagcaagaagaagaaagggcaGCCAGTGGTTACTACAGCAACAACCCAGGCACAG ATGACAACAGTAGAGACGGTGGCTGAGGTGAAGGCCGTGGGATCGGCGGACAGCGGTCCAACCAGCACCATCACAGAGTCCACTGTAAAGCCTCCACCATTTAAAGACCACACATTCATG CATTCGGGAATTGGCGGAGCAGCAGCAGGCAAAAAGAACCGGACCTGGAAGAACCTCAAACAGATTCTGGCATTGGAGCGTACCTTACCCTGGAagctcaatgatcccaact ACTACAACATTGATGCTCCGCCATCCCTAAAACCAGCCAAGAAATACTCAGACATCTCTGGACTCCCT gCAAACTACACAGACCCACAGACAAAGCTGCGCTTCACATCTTCTGAGGAGTTCTCCTACATCCGTCTCCTGCCCACTGATGTTGTTACAGGCTATCTCGCTCTTCGAAAGGCAACGTGCATTGTGCCCTGA